In a single window of the Geotrypetes seraphini chromosome 11, aGeoSer1.1, whole genome shotgun sequence genome:
- the LOC117345762 gene encoding fish-egg lectin-like, giving the protein MGRMAYLQVPLLLLQLLLTGLSSALFCIEIPGNLRQIDAGNGHVFGVNDVDQIFTWYENSWTQINGALKHVSVGPAGVWGVNSDANIYRLVGGKWALIPGFLKQIDAGGDQFISGANANDDIFCLSKTGAIPVKFQSSSIPWVQIDGKLKYYSCGLLGCWGVNNANDIFYRWESSPDLCQGSRWQQVEGKLSMIEAGTEGTVYGVNAEGMVYHREGITKSNPIGISWKQVDSCGYQFKHASYDLGILWLLTKDGTILKCSDCSE; this is encoded by the exons CATTATTCTGTATTGAGATCCCGGGTAATCTGAGGCAGATTGACGCTGGCAATGGGCATGTCTTTGGCGTGAATGATGTGGACCAAATCTTCACATGGTACGAGAATAGTTGGACACAGATTAACGGTGCACTGAAACACGTCAGTGTGGGTCCTGCAGGCGTCTGGGGTGTGAATTCAGATGCCAACATCTACCGACTGGTGGGCGGCAAGTGGGCCCTAATCCCAG GATTTCTGAAGCAGATAGATGCAGGTGGGGATCAGTTCATCTCTGGTGCAAATGCAAATGATGATATTTTCTGCTTGTCCAAGACCGGGGCCATCCCTGTGAAGTTCCAGAGCTCATCAATCCCCTGGGTACAAATCGATGGGAAACTGAAGTACTACAGTTGTGGCTTACTAGGCTGTTGGGGTGTCAACAATGCCAATGATATCTTCTACCGCTGGGAATCCTCACCAGATTTGTGCCAAGGCTCCCGCTGGCAACAGGTGGAAGGGAAGCTGTCAATGATTGAGGCTGGGACAGAGGGCACAGTGTACGGGGTTAATGCCGAAGGCATGGTCTACCACAG GGAAGGAATCACTAAGAGCAACCCCATTGGGATCTCCTGGAAGCAGGTGGATTCATGTGGTTACCAATTCAAGCATGCATCTTATGACCTGGGAATCCTGTGGCTGCTGACCAAAGATGGCACTATCCTgaagtgcagtgactgttcagaGTGA